The genomic DNA GATCACCGGAGCGAGCGTGTTCGAGAAGAGGTACGGGCGCGAGCGCTGGCGCAGCAGGGCGACGATCTCGGCACGGGCGGCGACGTAACCGCCGGACGCGCCGCCGAGCGCCTTGCCGAGGGTGCCGGTGATGATGTCGACGCGGTCCATCACGCCGTGCAGCTCAGGAGTGCCGCGTCCGCCGGGGCCGACGAAGCCGACCGCGTGCGAGTCGTCGACCATGACCATCGCGTCGTAGCGGTCGGCGAGGTCGCAGATCTCCCGCAGCGGGGCCACGTAGCCGTCCATGGAGAAGACGCCGTCGGTGACGATCAGCCGGCGCCGGGCACCCGAAGCCTCCTTCAGCTGTCGCTCCAGATCGGCCATGTCGCGGTTCGCGTACCGGAAGCGGCGGGCCTTGGACAGCCGGATCCCGTCGATGATCGACGCGTGGTTGAGGGCGTCGGAGATGACCGCGTCCTCGGCGCCGAGGAGGGTTTCGAAGACGCCTCCGTTGGCGTCGAAGCAGGAGGAGTAGAGGATCGTGTCCTCCTGGCCGAGGAATGCGGACAGCCGCCGCTCCAGCTCCTTGTGCACCTCCTGCGTACCGCAGATGAAGCGCACGGAGGCCATGCCGTAGCCCCAGCGGTCGAGCGCCTCGTGGGCGGCGGCGATGACCTCGGGATGGTCGGCGAGGCCGAGGTAGTTGTTCGCGCAGAAGTTGAGGACCTCGCCGGGGCGGCCGCCCGCCGTGACACTCACGGTGGCGGACTGCGGGGTGCCGATGACGCGCTCGGGCTTGTGCAGACCGGCGGTCCGGATCTCGTCGAGGGTGGTGCGCAGATCGTCGCGTACGGAATCGAACATCATCAGTTCCTTAGAGTCCTCAGAGGGTCCAGTCGAGGATGACCTTGCCGCCGCGGCCGCTCGCCGCGTCGGCGAACGCCGCCTCGTAGTCGCGGTAGCCGTACCGGCCGGTGATCACGGGAGCGAGGTCGAGGCCGCCTTCGAGGAGGACGGACATCGCGTACCAGGTCTCGAACATCTCGCGGCCGTAGATGCCCTTGATCGTGATCATGGAGGTGACGATCCGGGCCCAGTCGACGGGGAACTCCTGGGACGGCAGACCGAGCATGGCGATGCGGCCGCCGTGCGTCATGTTGGCGATCATGTCGCGCATGGCCTCGGGGCGGCCGGACATCTCCAGACCGATGTCGAAGCCCTCGCGCAGGCCGAGCGCGCGCTGGCCGTCGGCGATGGTCGTGTCGGCGACGTTCAGGGCGAG from Streptomyces avermitilis MA-4680 = NBRC 14893 includes the following:
- a CDS encoding glycine C-acetyltransferase encodes the protein MFDSVRDDLRTTLDEIRTAGLHKPERVIGTPQSATVSVTAGGRPGEVLNFCANNYLGLADHPEVIAAAHEALDRWGYGMASVRFICGTQEVHKELERRLSAFLGQEDTILYSSCFDANGGVFETLLGAEDAVISDALNHASIIDGIRLSKARRFRYANRDMADLERQLKEASGARRRLIVTDGVFSMDGYVAPLREICDLADRYDAMVMVDDSHAVGFVGPGGRGTPELHGVMDRVDIITGTLGKALGGASGGYVAARAEIVALLRQRSRPYLFSNTLAPVIAAASLKVLDLLESADDLRVRLAENTALFRSRMTEEGFDILPGDHAIAPVMIGDAAVAGRLAELLLERGVYVIGFSYPVVPQGQARIRVQLSAAHSTDDVNRAVDAFVSARAELEA